Proteins from one Malaya genurostris strain Urasoe2022 chromosome 2, Malgen_1.1, whole genome shotgun sequence genomic window:
- the LOC131428828 gene encoding uncharacterized protein K02A2.6-like produces MAESNLNPEHQQPGTGLPGGPQHPEMQQNHLPNSSSSSTETTYQLFQQLMQQQQLFMQQQQQQLMQQQQDFFRSVISSINVQVPQNHEMILDSLANNIKEFCYDPDGNITFATWYGRYDDLFEQDAARLDDEAKVRLLMRKLGSAEHERYVSYILPKSPKEYKFSDTVEKLKTLFGTAESVISKRYRCLQVTKQPTDDYVTGRRRTRLLTKIEERDDVTLEHLSEDCQRLLCLKRDTAMIESSVSTSSVNFIKRKHQFSKRQHKPPVETDGPNKSKNIPSTPCWYCGGMHFVRDCTHRSHKCKDCGNIGHREGYCFSAKRNFKTSRNRKHPESLKTKTVNLRINTVDQKRRFVKIVLNGVKVRLQLDTGSDVSIVSKRLWEKIGKPPTAPVNELASTASGDRLQFLFKFSSLVSFNCEQHHSCTATTSVFLLSLCSHSKRHPSVFRNELGLCTKTKVKLERKPDATPVFRPKRPVAYVVHSTVDNELDRLERAKIITPVDFSDWAAPIVVVRKTNGSIRICGDYSTGLNNALQPHQYPLPLPEEIFNKLANCTVFSRIDLSDAFLQVEVDESSRDLLTINTHRGLYRYNRLPPGVKTAPGAFQQLIDTMLAGLPHTCGYLDDVVVGGVTTETHWENLRAVFQRISEFGFTIRVEKCIFAQSQIKYVGHLLDRNGLRPDPAKVQAINEMAPPTDLLKADAKFKWTAECQAAFIKFKELLKYDLLLTHYNPALDIVVSADASSVGVGATLSHKFPDGTLKVVYHASRALTAAEKNYSQSDREGLAIIFAVTKFHKMLCGRRFHLQTDHEPLLRIFGSRKGIPGYTSNRLQRWALTLLLYEFTIEHVPTAKFGNADILSRLISQHVRPEEDYVIASVSLENDLRSATQDALTVLPLSFRIVQQSTQFDPITKAVYRYLLDGWPKTVTDAELKRFYARRESLTTVQGCILFGDRLVIPSPHRKRSLHQLHRGHPGIQRMKAIARSYVYWPTLDSDIVDFVKSCRQCAMAAKTPQKSAPLPWPKSTKPWQRVHLDYYYGPIDGEYYLVVVDSFSKWPEIVQTRSITTAATVNILRDLFARLGMPETLVSDNGSQFTSAEFQSYCTNNGIEHLTTAPFHPQSNGQAERFVDTFKRSIKKIKEGRATMFDALSTFLRVKFIP; encoded by the exons ATGGCGGAATCTAACCTCAATCCGGAGCATCAGCAACCGGGAACCGGCTTACCTGGCGGTCCACAGCACCCGGAAATGCAGCAAAATCATCTGC CGAATAGCAGCTCATCTTCTACAGAAACCACCTACCAGCTCTTTCAGCAGCttatgcagcagcagcagttattcatgcagcagcagcaacaacagctaATGCAGCAGCAGCAAGATTTCTTCCGGAGTGTCATATCATCGATCAATGTTCAGGTCCCTCAAAACCATGAAATGATTCTCGACTCGCTGGCGAACAACATCAAAGAGTTTTGCTACGATCCGGACGGAAACATAACCTTCGCTACATGGTATGGTAGATACGACGATTTGTTCGAGCAAGACGCCGCACGGTTGGACGATGAAGCGAAAGTCCGCTTGCTCATGCGGAAACTAGGATCAGCAGAACACGAACGTTACGTGAGTTACATCTTGCCGAAATCGCCAAAAGAATACAAATTCAGCGATACAGTGGAAAAGCTGAAAACTCTTTTCGGCACTGCTGAGTCTGTCATCAGTAAACGGTATCGGTGTCTACAGGTAACCAAACAACCGACCGATGATTATGTCAC AGGGAGACGGCGAACGCGGCTGCTGACGAAAATCGAAGAACGTGATGACGTCACACTAGAGCATCTTTCGGAAGATTGTCAGCGATTGTTGTGCCTGAAGCGGGACACGGCAATGATCGAGTCATCAGTATCAACGTCATCAGTGAATTTCATCAAGCGAAAACATCAGTTTTCAAAACGTCAACATAAGCCACCAGTGGAGACAGACGGACCAAACAAGAGCAAAAATATTCCCTCTACACCCTGCTGGTACTGCGGGGGAATGCACTTCGTTCGAGACTGCACTCATCGGAGCCACAAATGCAAGGATTGCGGCAACATCGGACATCGCGAGGGATATTGTTTCTCTGCCAAGCGAAATTTCAAGACCAGCCGAAACAGAAAGCACCCAGAATCGTTAAAAACGAAAACCGTAAATCTCCGTATAAATACCGTCGATCAAAAGCGCCGTTTTGTTAAAATTGTACTGAACGGTGTGAAGGTGCGTCTACAATTGGACACGGGGTCTGACGTTAGCATCGTATCGAAACGCTTGTGGGAGAAAATAGGTAAACCACCCACTGCACCAGTAAATGAGCTAGCCTCAACAGCGTCAGGCGACCGATTGCAGTTTTTGTTTAAGTTCAGCAGTCTAGTGTCTTTCAACTGTGAACAACATCACT CATGTACTGCAACAACGTCAGTGTTCCTGCTATCACTTTGCAGTCACTCAAAGCGGCACCCGAGTGTATTTAGAAACGAGTTAGGGTTGTGCACGAAAACAAAAGTGAAATTGGAACGGAAACCAGATGCAACTCCAGTTTTTCGTCCGAAACGTCCAGTGGCTTATGTAGTACACAGCACGGTTGACAACGAACTTGACCGACTGGAACGAGCAAAAATCATCACACCGGTAGACTTTTCGGACTGGGCAGCACCCATCGTCGTTGTCAGAAAAACGAACGGGTCCATTCGCATTTGCGGAGATTACTCTACAGGGCTCAACAATGCACTGCAACCGCACCAGTACCCGTTACCGCTACCGGAGGAGATTTTCAACAAGTtggctaattgtactgtatttagCCGAATCGACCTGTCGGATGCGTTCCTGCAAGTAGAGGTGGACGAAAGTAGTCGTGATTTACTAACCATCAACACCCATCGTGGACTCTACCGGTACAATCGTCTGCCACCGGGAGTCAAAACAGCACCGGGAGCTTTCCAGCAACTTATCGATACAATGCTGGCAGGTCTTCCTCATACGTGTGGTTATTTGGATGACGTCGTCGTTGGTGGTGTCACTACTGAGACACACTGGGAAAACCTTCGCGCAGTGTTTCAAAGAATCAGCGAGTTTGGATTTACCATCCGAGTGGAAAAGTGCATCTTCGCTCAGTCTCAAATCAAATATGTAGGTCATCTGCTTGACCGCAATGGCCTTCGCCCGGATCCAGCAAAAGTTCAAGCCATTAACGAAATGGCACCGCCCACTGAT CTACTCAAAGCGGATGCAAAATTCAAGTGGACAGCAGAATGCCAGGCGGCATTCATCAAATTTAAGGAGTTGCTGAAATATGACCTACTGTTGACACACTACAACCCTGCACTTGATATAGTGGTGTCGGCAGATGCGTCGTCTGTTGGTGTCGGTGCTACTTTGTCACACAAATTTCCGGACGGCACTCTCAAAGTTGTATACCACGCTTCCAGAGCATTGACAGCGGCAGAGAAAAACTACAGTCAGTCCGATCGTGAAGGACTTGCGATAATTTTTGCGGTGACCAAGTTTCATAAAATGCTGTGTGGTCGTCGCTTTCATCTTCAGACAGATCACGAGCCGTTGCTGAGAATCTTCGGTTCAAGGAAAGGGATTCCTGGTTACACATCGAACCGTTTACAACGTTGGGCTCTTACGCTATTGCTTTATGAGTTCACCATCGAGCACGTTCCGACAGCGAAATTCGGCAATGCTGACATACTTTCCCGTCTGATCAGCCAGCACGTCAGGCCTGAGGAAGATTATGTGATTGCTTCGGTCTCTCTGGAAAATGACTTAAGGTCAGCTACACAAGATGCACTAACCGTTCTTCCTTTAAGTTTTAGGATCGTACAACAGTCTACACAGTTCGATCCTATTACCAAGGCAGTTTATCGTTACCTCCTTGATGGGTGGCCTAAAACCGTTACCGATGCAGAGCTCAAACGCTTTTATGCTCGACGTGAATCACTTACCACGGTACAAGGCTGCATACTATTCGGCGATCGACTGGTTATACCATCGCCCCATCGCAAGCGTAGTCTTCATCAACTTCATCGTGGCCACCCTGGAATTCAGCGAATGAAGGCGATTGCCAGGTCTTATGTTTATTGGCCAACTCTCGACAGCGACATTGTTGATTTCGTCAAATCCTGCCGTCAATGTGCGATGGCTGCGAAAACACCGCAGAAGTCAGCGCCGTTGCCATGGCCTAAATCAACAAAACCGTGGCAGCGCGTTCACCTTGATTATTATTATGGACCGATCGACGGGGAATACTACCTGGTTGTCGTAGACTCTTTTTCAAAATGGCCTGAAATTGTGCAGACGAGAAGTATCACTACAGCCGCCACAGTGAATATCCTCAGAGATCTGTTCGCTCGCTTGGGAATGCCAGAGACACTGGTGAGTGATAATGGATCCCAGTTCACCAGTGCAGAGTTTCAATCGTACTGTACGAACAACGGCATCGAGCATCTTACAACAGCACCATTCCACCCTCAATCGAACGGTCAAGCCGAGCGATTCGTGGATACGTTTAAACGATCGATTAAAAAGATTAAGGAGGGGAGAGCGACAATGTTTGATGCTCTCAGTACATTTCTTCGAGTGAAATTCATCCCTTAA